The Leclercia sp. S52 genome has a segment encoding these proteins:
- the rlmG gene encoding 23S rRNA (guanine(1835)-N(2))-methyltransferase RlmG produces MSHLDNGFRSLDLKRFPETDDVNPLQAWEAADEYLLQQLDETEISGPVLILNDAFGALGCALVEHTPYSIGDSYLSELATRENLRHNELDEGSVKFLDSTAEYPQAPGVVLIKIPKTMALLEQQLRALRKVVTPETRIIAGAKARDIHTSTLELFEKVLGPTTTTLAWKKARLINCTFTAPELADAPETLSWKLEGTDWTIHNHANVFSRTGLDIGARFFIEHLPENLEGEIVDLGCGNGVIGLTLLAKNPEASVVFSDESPMAVASSRLNVETNMPEALDRCEFMINNALSGVEPFRFNAVLCNPPFHQKHALTDNVAWEMFHHARRCLKINGELYIVANRHLDYFHKLKKIFGNCTTVATNNKFVVLKAVKTGRRR; encoded by the coding sequence ATGAGCCACTTAGACAACGGTTTCCGTTCACTCGACTTAAAACGTTTCCCGGAAACGGACGACGTTAACCCGCTTCAGGCGTGGGAAGCGGCGGATGAATATCTGCTGCAACAGTTGGATGAGACAGAAATTAGCGGCCCGGTTCTGATCCTGAATGATGCTTTCGGCGCATTGGGTTGTGCGCTGGTCGAACATACACCGTACAGCATCGGTGATTCCTATCTGAGCGAGCTGGCGACGCGCGAGAACCTGCGCCACAACGAACTCGATGAAGGCAGTGTGAAGTTCCTCGACAGCACCGCAGAGTATCCGCAGGCGCCGGGCGTGGTGCTGATTAAGATCCCGAAAACCATGGCCTTGCTGGAGCAGCAGCTGCGTGCGCTGCGTAAAGTCGTGACGCCAGAGACCCGCATTATCGCCGGTGCCAAAGCGCGTGATATCCACACCTCCACGCTGGAACTGTTCGAGAAAGTGCTGGGGCCAACCACCACCACCCTGGCGTGGAAAAAAGCGCGCCTGATCAACTGTACTTTCACTGCCCCAGAGCTGGCCGACGCGCCAGAGACCCTGAGCTGGAAGCTGGAAGGCACCGACTGGACCATCCACAACCACGCCAACGTGTTTTCACGTACCGGGCTGGATATCGGCGCGCGCTTCTTTATTGAACATCTGCCTGAGAACCTGGAAGGGGAGATCGTCGATCTTGGCTGCGGTAACGGAGTGATCGGTCTGACGCTGCTGGCGAAGAACCCGGAGGCCAGCGTGGTCTTCAGCGACGAATCGCCGATGGCGGTGGCGTCCAGCCGTCTGAACGTGGAAACCAACATGCCGGAAGCGCTGGATCGCTGCGAGTTTATGATCAACAACGCGCTGTCGGGCGTGGAGCCGTTCCGCTTTAACGCGGTGCTGTGCAACCCGCCGTTCCACCAGAAGCATGCCCTGACGGATAACGTCGCCTGGGAGATGTTCCACCACGCGCGCCGCTGCCTGAAAATTAACGGTGAGCTGTACATCGTGGCGAACCGCCACCTCGACTACTTCCACAAGCTGAAGAAGATTTTCGGTAACTGCACCACCGTAGCGACCAACAACAAGTTCGTGGTGTTGAAAGCGGTTAAGACGGGTCGCCGTCGGTAA
- a CDS encoding M48 family metallopeptidase: MNQLTYLQGYPEHLLSQVRSLIAEQKLGAVLEKRYPGTHDFATDKALWQYTQDLKSRYLKSAPPINKVMYDNKIHVLKNALGLHTAISRVQGGKLKAKAEIRVATVFRNAPEAFLRMIVVHELAHLKEKEHDKAFYSLCCHMEPQYHQLEFDTRLWLTHLSLNSNAD, translated from the coding sequence ATGAACCAACTTACTTATCTCCAGGGCTACCCGGAGCATTTACTTTCTCAGGTTCGCAGCCTGATTGCCGAGCAGAAGCTGGGCGCGGTGCTGGAAAAACGCTATCCGGGGACCCACGATTTCGCCACCGATAAAGCCCTCTGGCAGTATACGCAGGATCTGAAAAGCCGGTATCTGAAGAGCGCCCCGCCGATCAATAAGGTGATGTACGACAACAAGATCCACGTCCTGAAGAACGCGCTGGGTCTGCACACCGCCATCTCCCGCGTGCAGGGCGGCAAGCTGAAAGCCAAGGCCGAGATCCGCGTGGCGACCGTGTTCCGCAACGCGCCGGAAGCCTTCCTGCGCATGATCGTGGTGCACGAGCTGGCGCACCTGAAGGAGAAAGAGCATGACAAGGCGTTCTACTCCCTGTGCTGCCATATGGAGCCGCAGTACCACCAGCTGGAGTTTGATACCCGTTTGTGGCTTACGCATTTATCGTTAAATAGTAATGCGGATTAG
- a CDS encoding Gfo/Idh/MocA family oxidoreductase: MIRFAVIGTNWITRQFVDAAHETGKYKLTAVYSRSLEQAQAFANDYLVEHLFTSLEAMAQSDAIDAVYIASPNSLHFSQTSLFLSHKKHVICEKPLASNIEEVEAAIALARENQVVLFEAFKTASLPNFLLLQQSLPKIGKVRKAFINYCQYSSRYQRYLDGENPNTFNPAFSNGSIMDIGFYCLASAVALWGEPHRVQATASLLESGVDAHGLVVLDYGDFSVTLQHSKVSDSVLPSEIQGENGSLVVEKISECQKLSFVPRGGKAQELTQPQHINTMLYEAEVFARLVETQEVNHPGLAVSRTTAKLQTEIRRQTGVVFPADGLNAEVTA; this comes from the coding sequence ATGATACGTTTCGCAGTCATTGGGACGAACTGGATCACGCGCCAGTTCGTCGATGCCGCCCATGAGACCGGCAAATATAAACTCACCGCAGTCTATTCCCGCAGCCTTGAACAGGCTCAGGCCTTTGCTAACGACTATCTTGTCGAGCATCTGTTTACCTCTCTGGAGGCGATGGCGCAAAGCGATGCCATTGATGCGGTCTATATTGCCAGCCCGAATTCGCTGCATTTCTCGCAGACGTCGCTGTTCCTCAGCCACAAAAAACATGTGATCTGCGAGAAGCCGCTGGCCTCCAATATTGAGGAAGTGGAAGCCGCCATTGCCCTTGCGCGGGAAAACCAGGTGGTGCTGTTCGAAGCGTTCAAAACCGCCAGCCTGCCGAATTTCCTGCTGCTGCAGCAGTCCTTGCCGAAAATCGGCAAAGTGCGCAAAGCCTTTATCAACTACTGCCAGTACTCGTCGCGCTATCAGCGCTATCTCGACGGCGAGAACCCGAACACCTTCAATCCGGCGTTTTCCAACGGCTCGATTATGGATATCGGCTTCTACTGCCTGGCCTCCGCGGTGGCGCTGTGGGGCGAGCCGCACCGGGTTCAGGCGACCGCCAGCCTGCTGGAGAGCGGGGTCGATGCTCACGGTCTGGTGGTGCTGGACTACGGTGATTTCAGCGTCACGCTGCAGCACTCCAAGGTGAGCGACTCGGTGCTGCCGAGCGAGATCCAGGGCGAGAACGGCTCGCTGGTTGTCGAGAAGATCTCCGAGTGCCAGAAGCTGAGCTTCGTGCCGCGCGGCGGCAAGGCGCAGGAGCTGACGCAGCCTCAGCATATCAACACTATGCTGTATGAGGCAGAGGTGTTTGCGCGTCTGGTCGAAACCCAGGAAGTGAACCATCCGGGCCTGGCGGTGAGCCGTACCACGGCGAAGCTGCAGACCGAGATCCGTCGCCAGACGGGGGTGGTGTTCCCGGCGGATGGCCTGAACGCCGAAGTTACCGCGTAA
- a CDS encoding TerC family protein: MHSVGTPMLWGGFAVVVLIMLAIDLFLQGRRGAHGMTMKQAAAWSLVWVTLSLLFCAAFWWYLSVTQGRAVADPQALAFLTGYLIEKALAVDNVFVWLMLFSYFAVPAALQRRVLVYGVLGAIILRTIMIFAGSWLISQFEWLLYIFGAFLLFTGIKMALAKEDETGIGEKPLVRWIRGHLRMTDTIENEHFFVRKNGLLFATPLLLVLIMVELSDVIFAVDSIPAIFAVTTDPFIVLTSNLFAILGLRAMYFLLAGVAERFSMLKYGLSVILVFIGIKMMIVDFYHIPIGISLGVVFGILVLTLIINAWVNHQHDKKRQIQ; the protein is encoded by the coding sequence ATGCATTCTGTCGGCACTCCAATGTTATGGGGCGGATTCGCAGTAGTCGTGCTCATCATGTTGGCGATAGACCTCTTTTTACAGGGGCGTCGCGGCGCACATGGCATGACCATGAAACAGGCGGCCGCCTGGTCGCTGGTGTGGGTCACCCTCTCCCTGCTCTTCTGCGCCGCCTTCTGGTGGTATCTCTCTGTCACCCAGGGCCGTGCGGTGGCCGATCCCCAGGCGCTGGCATTCCTGACGGGCTATCTGATTGAAAAAGCCCTGGCGGTGGATAACGTCTTCGTCTGGCTGATGCTGTTCAGCTACTTTGCCGTACCGGCTGCATTGCAGCGTCGGGTGCTGGTGTACGGCGTGCTGGGCGCGATTATCCTGCGTACCATCATGATCTTCGCCGGCAGCTGGCTGATCTCGCAGTTCGAATGGCTGCTCTATATCTTCGGCGCGTTCCTGCTCTTTACCGGGATCAAGATGGCGCTGGCGAAGGAAGACGAAACCGGTATTGGCGAGAAGCCGCTGGTGCGCTGGATCCGCGGCCACCTGCGCATGACCGACACCATTGAGAACGAGCACTTCTTCGTGCGTAAGAACGGCCTGCTGTTCGCCACTCCGCTGCTGCTGGTGCTGATCATGGTTGAGCTGAGCGACGTGATCTTCGCGGTCGACAGTATCCCGGCGATCTTCGCGGTGACCACTGACCCGTTCATCGTCCTGACCTCCAACCTGTTTGCGATCCTCGGCCTGCGCGCCATGTACTTCCTGCTGGCGGGCGTGGCGGAGCGCTTCTCAATGCTGAAGTACGGTCTGTCGGTGATTCTGGTGTTTATCGGTATCAAGATGATGATCGTCGATTTCTACCACATCCCGATCGGCATCTCGCTGGGCGTGGTCTTCGGTATCCTGGTGCTGACCCTGATTATCAACGCCTGGGTGAACCATCAGCACGATAAGAAGCGGCAGATCCAGTAA
- a CDS encoding altronate dehydratase family protein, with the protein MQYIKIHSLDNVAVALADLSEGLDVTFENQTVTLRQDVARGHKFALQPIAKGENVVKYGLPIGHALADIAAGEFIHSHNTRTNLSDLDEYSYQPELQAEARQAADRDVQIYRRASGEVGIRNELWILPTVGCVNGIARQIQSRFLKETNQAEGTDGVHLFSHTYGCSQLGDDHINTRTMLQNMVRHPNAGAVLVIGLGCENNQVDAFRETLGDFDPARVHFMVCQHQDDEVEAGLEHLHQLYEVMRHDQREAGKLSELKFGLECGGSDGLSGITANPMLGQFSDYVISNGGTTVLTEVPEMFGAERILMSHCRDEATFEKTVTMVNDFKQYFIAHNQPIYENPSPGNKAGGITTLEEKSLGCTQKAGASQVVDVLRYGERLNTPGLNLLSAPGNDAVATSALAGAGCHMVLFSTGRGTPYGGFVPTVKIATNSELAAKKKHWIDFDAGQLIHGKAMPQLLTEFVDVIVDIANGKQASNEKNDFRELAIFKSGVTL; encoded by the coding sequence ATGCAATACATCAAGATCCATTCGCTGGATAACGTCGCGGTCGCGCTGGCCGACCTGAGCGAAGGTCTGGACGTGACGTTTGAAAACCAGACCGTCACGCTGCGCCAGGACGTGGCGCGCGGGCATAAATTTGCCCTGCAACCCATTGCCAAAGGGGAGAACGTCGTTAAATACGGTCTGCCTATCGGCCATGCGCTGGCGGATATCGCGGCGGGTGAATTCATTCACTCCCACAATACCCGCACCAATCTGAGCGATCTGGATGAGTACAGCTATCAACCTGAGTTACAGGCTGAGGCCCGCCAGGCGGCGGATCGTGACGTCCAGATCTACCGCCGCGCCAGTGGGGAGGTGGGGATCCGCAATGAGCTGTGGATCCTGCCGACCGTCGGCTGCGTCAACGGCATCGCCCGTCAGATCCAGAGCCGGTTCCTGAAAGAGACCAATCAGGCAGAAGGCACTGACGGCGTCCACCTGTTCAGCCACACCTACGGCTGCTCCCAGCTGGGTGACGACCACATCAACACCCGCACCATGCTGCAAAACATGGTGCGCCACCCGAACGCCGGGGCGGTGCTGGTAATCGGTCTCGGCTGCGAGAACAACCAGGTCGATGCCTTCCGCGAAACGCTGGGGGATTTCGATCCGGCACGCGTCCACTTTATGGTCTGTCAGCATCAGGACGACGAAGTGGAAGCCGGGCTGGAGCATCTGCATCAGCTGTATGAGGTGATGCGTCACGACCAGCGTGAAGCGGGCAAGCTGAGTGAGCTGAAGTTTGGTCTGGAGTGCGGCGGCTCGGACGGCCTGTCCGGCATTACCGCCAACCCGATGCTGGGTCAGTTCTCTGACTACGTCATCAGCAACGGCGGCACTACCGTGCTGACCGAAGTGCCGGAGATGTTTGGCGCGGAACGTATTCTGATGAGCCACTGCCGCGACGAAGCGACTTTTGAAAAGACCGTCACCATGGTCAACGACTTCAAACAGTACTTCATCGCGCACAACCAGCCGATTTACGAAAACCCATCCCCGGGTAACAAAGCGGGCGGCATCACCACCCTCGAAGAGAAATCTCTCGGCTGCACCCAGAAAGCGGGCGCCAGCCAGGTGGTGGACGTGTTGCGCTACGGCGAGCGGTTGAACACCCCGGGTCTGAACCTGTTAAGCGCCCCGGGCAACGATGCCGTCGCCACCAGCGCGCTGGCGGGTGCCGGCTGCCATATGGTGCTGTTCAGTACCGGTCGCGGCACGCCGTACGGCGGTTTTGTCCCGACGGTGAAAATCGCCACCAACAGCGAGCTGGCGGCGAAGAAAAAGCACTGGATCGATTTCGATGCCGGTCAGCTGATCCACGGCAAAGCGATGCCGCAGCTGTTAACGGAGTTTGTGGATGTGATTGTGGATATCGCTAACGGCAAGCAGGCCAGCAACGAGAAAAACGACTTCCGCGAGCTGGCGATCTTTAAGAGTGGTGTGACGCTGTAG
- the uxaC gene encoding glucuronate isomerase, which yields MTPFMTEDFLLDTEFARRLYHDYARDQPIFDYHCHLPPQQVAENYRFKNLYDIWLKGDHYKWRAMRTNGVAERLCTGDASDREKFDAWAATVPHTIGNPLYHWTHLELRRPFGITGKLLSPATADEIWNECNELLAQDKFSARGIMKQMNVKMVGTTDDPIDSLEHHAVVAKDSSFDVKVLPSWRPDKAFNIEQATFADYMAKLSEVSDTEIRRFGDLQTALTKRLDHFAAHGCKVSDHALDVVLFADANEAELDSILARRLAGESLNEHEVAQFKTAVLVWLAAEYARRGWVQQYHIGALRNNNLRQFKLLGADVGFDSINDRPLAEELSKLLSKQNEENLLPKTILYCLNPRDNEVLGTMIGNFQGEGMPGKMQFGSGWWFNDQKDGMERQMTQLAQLGLLSRFVGMLTDSRSFLSYTRHEYFRRILCQMIGRWVTAGEAPADIQLLGEMVRNICFNNARDYFAIELN from the coding sequence ATGACCCCGTTTATGACTGAAGATTTTCTGTTAGATACCGAATTCGCCCGCCGCCTGTATCACGATTACGCTAGAGACCAGCCGATTTTCGACTACCACTGCCACCTTCCGCCGCAGCAGGTTGCCGAAAATTACCGTTTCAAAAACCTGTATGACATCTGGCTGAAAGGTGACCACTACAAGTGGCGCGCCATGCGCACCAACGGGGTGGCGGAACGCCTCTGTACCGGCGACGCCTCCGATCGTGAAAAATTCGACGCCTGGGCCGCGACCGTGCCGCACACCATCGGCAACCCGCTGTACCACTGGACCCACCTGGAGCTGCGCCGTCCGTTTGGCATTACCGGCAAGCTGCTCTCTCCGGCGACCGCCGATGAAATCTGGAACGAATGCAACGAGCTGCTGGCCCAGGACAAATTCTCTGCCCGCGGCATCATGAAGCAGATGAACGTTAAGATGGTCGGTACCACCGACGACCCGATTGACTCTCTGGAGCATCACGCCGTTGTCGCTAAAGACAGCTCGTTTGACGTGAAAGTGCTGCCAAGCTGGCGCCCGGATAAAGCCTTCAACATTGAGCAGGCGACCTTTGCCGACTACATGGCGAAGCTGAGTGAAGTCTCTGATACCGAGATCCGCCGTTTTGGCGATCTGCAGACCGCGCTGACGAAGCGTCTGGATCACTTTGCGGCTCACGGCTGTAAAGTCTCCGACCATGCTCTGGACGTGGTGCTGTTTGCCGACGCCAACGAAGCCGAGCTGGACAGCATTCTGGCGCGTCGTCTGGCGGGTGAAAGCCTGAACGAACACGAAGTGGCGCAGTTCAAAACCGCGGTACTGGTCTGGCTGGCGGCAGAATATGCCCGTCGCGGCTGGGTGCAGCAGTACCACATCGGCGCGCTGCGCAATAACAACCTGCGCCAGTTCAAACTGCTGGGTGCCGACGTCGGTTTCGACTCCATCAACGACCGTCCGCTGGCGGAAGAGCTGTCGAAACTGCTGAGCAAACAGAACGAAGAAAACCTGCTGCCGAAAACCATCCTCTACTGCCTGAACCCACGCGATAACGAAGTGCTGGGCACCATGATCGGCAACTTCCAGGGCGAAGGGATGCCGGGCAAGATGCAGTTCGGTTCCGGCTGGTGGTTCAACGACCAGAAAGATGGCATGGAGCGTCAGATGACGCAGCTGGCGCAGCTCGGTCTGCTGAGCCGCTTCGTCGGTATGCTGACCGACAGCCGCAGCTTCCTTTCTTATACTCGCCATGAATATTTCCGCCGCATTCTGTGCCAGATGATTGGCCGCTGGGTCACCGCGGGCGAAGCCCCGGCCGATATCCAGCTGCTGGGCGAAATGGTGAGAAACATCTGCTTTAACAACGCGCGCGACTACTTCGCTATTGAACTGAACTAA
- a CDS encoding MFS transporter: MRKIKGLRWYMIALVTLGTVLGYLTRNTIAAAAPTLMEELHISTQQYSYIIAAYSAAYTIMQPVAGYVLDILGTKVGYAVFAVTWAIFCGATALAGSWGGLALARGAVGAAEAAMIPAGLKAASEWFPAKERSIAVGYFNVGSSIGAMIAPPLVVWAIVMHSWQLAFILSGVLSFAWAMAWLIFYKHPRDQKKLSEEEREYIIGGQESQHQTNNGKKMSVLQILGTRQFWGIALPRFLAEPAWGTFNAWIPLFMFKVYGFNLKEIAMFAWMPMLFADLGCIVGGYLPPLFQRWFGVNLIVSRKMVVTMGALLMIGPGMIGLFTSPYVAIGLLCIGGFAHQSLSGALITLSSDVFGRNEVATANGLTGMAAWTASTMFALVVGALADTIGFSPLFAVLAVFDLMGAVLIWTVLKNKSAEELLKESVGRPATQS; this comes from the coding sequence ATGCGTAAAATTAAAGGGTTACGTTGGTACATGATCGCACTGGTGACGCTTGGCACCGTGCTGGGCTACCTGACGCGTAACACCATAGCGGCGGCTGCGCCGACGCTGATGGAAGAGCTGCACATCTCCACACAACAGTATTCTTATATTATCGCGGCCTACTCCGCGGCTTATACCATCATGCAGCCGGTAGCAGGCTACGTGCTGGATATCCTGGGTACCAAGGTCGGCTACGCAGTGTTCGCCGTCACCTGGGCTATCTTCTGCGGCGCAACCGCGCTGGCAGGTAGCTGGGGCGGCCTGGCGCTGGCTCGTGGCGCAGTCGGTGCGGCGGAAGCGGCGATGATCCCTGCGGGTCTCAAAGCGGCGTCCGAGTGGTTCCCGGCGAAAGAGCGCTCCATCGCGGTGGGCTACTTCAACGTGGGTTCCTCTATTGGCGCGATGATTGCACCGCCGCTGGTCGTCTGGGCCATCGTGATGCACAGCTGGCAGCTGGCGTTTATTCTCTCCGGCGTGCTGAGCTTCGCCTGGGCAATGGCCTGGCTGATCTTCTACAAACACCCGCGCGATCAGAAGAAGCTGTCTGAAGAAGAACGCGAATACATCATCGGCGGCCAGGAGTCTCAGCACCAGACCAATAACGGCAAGAAGATGTCTGTCCTGCAGATCCTCGGCACCCGTCAGTTCTGGGGTATCGCCCTGCCGCGCTTCCTGGCAGAACCGGCCTGGGGTACCTTTAACGCCTGGATCCCGCTGTTCATGTTTAAAGTCTACGGCTTTAACCTGAAAGAGATTGCCATGTTCGCCTGGATGCCAATGCTGTTCGCTGACCTCGGCTGTATCGTCGGCGGCTACCTGCCACCGCTGTTCCAGCGCTGGTTTGGCGTGAACCTGATTGTCTCCCGTAAAATGGTGGTGACCATGGGTGCCCTGCTGATGATTGGCCCGGGCATGATCGGTCTGTTCACCAGCCCATACGTGGCTATCGGCCTGCTGTGTATCGGTGGTTTTGCTCACCAGTCGCTGTCCGGTGCGCTGATTACCCTCTCTTCTGACGTCTTCGGTCGTAACGAAGTGGCAACCGCCAACGGCCTGACCGGGATGGCAGCCTGGACCGCCAGCACCATGTTTGCCCTGGTGGTCGGTGCGCTGGCCGACACCATCGGCTTCAGCCCGCTGTTCGCGGTACTGGCTGTGTTCGACCTGATGGGAGCAGTGCTTATCTGGACGGTGCTGAAGAACAAATCCGCAGAAGAGCTGCTGAAAGAGTCCGTTGGCAGGCCGGCAACACAAAGTTAG
- the exuR gene encoding transcriptional regulator ExuR, translated as MEINEPRRLYQQLAAELKTRIEQGVYLVGDKLPAERFIADEKSVSRTVVREAIIMLEVEGYVEVRKGSGIHVISSQAKHSPVPDENLEFANYGPFELLQARQLIESNIAEFAATQVTKQDIMKLMEIQDNARKEKCFRDSEWDLQFHVQVALATQNTALAAIVEKMWTQRVHNPYWKKLHDHIDSRTVDNWCDDHDQILKALIRKDPHAAKVAMWQHLENTKQMLFNETSDDFEFNADRYLFAENPVVHLDSAVSHAK; from the coding sequence ATGGAAATCAACGAACCCCGTCGTCTTTATCAGCAGCTTGCTGCCGAGCTGAAAACTCGCATCGAGCAAGGCGTTTATCTGGTGGGGGACAAATTACCTGCCGAGCGTTTTATCGCTGATGAGAAGAGCGTAAGCCGCACCGTGGTTCGTGAAGCCATCATCATGCTGGAAGTGGAAGGCTATGTTGAAGTGCGTAAGGGTTCCGGTATTCACGTCATCTCCAGCCAGGCAAAACACTCCCCGGTACCGGACGAAAATCTGGAGTTTGCCAACTATGGCCCCTTTGAACTGCTCCAGGCCCGTCAGCTTATCGAAAGCAATATCGCCGAGTTCGCCGCAACCCAGGTGACCAAGCAGGACATCATGAAGCTGATGGAGATCCAGGATAACGCGCGTAAAGAAAAATGCTTCCGCGACTCCGAATGGGATCTGCAGTTTCACGTTCAGGTAGCCCTCGCCACGCAAAATACCGCCCTGGCGGCAATCGTCGAAAAAATGTGGACTCAGCGCGTTCATAACCCGTACTGGAAAAAACTGCACGATCACATCGATTCCCGTACCGTGGATAACTGGTGTGACGATCATGACCAGATCCTCAAGGCCCTGATCCGTAAAGACCCGCATGCGGCAAAAGTCGCAATGTGGCAGCATCTGGAGAACACCAAACAGATGCTGTTCAATGAAACCAGCGACGACTTCGAATTCAACGCCGACCGCTATCTTTTTGCGGAAAACCCGGTGGTTCACCTCGATAGCGCCGTCAGTCACGCGAAATAA
- the yqjA gene encoding DedA family general envelope maintenance protein YqjA, whose protein sequence is MELLTQLLNALWAQDFETLANPSMIGMLYFVLFMILFLENGLLPAAFLPGDSLLVLVGVLCAKGAMQFPQTVLLLTIAASLGCWLSYIQGRWLGNTRIVQNWLSHLPAHYHQRAHHLFHKHGLSALLVGRFIAFVRTLLPTIAGLSGLSSTRFQFFNWMSGLLWVLILTTLGYLLGKTPVFLKYEDQLMSCLMLLPVVLLVFGLIGSLVVLWKKKHGSQG, encoded by the coding sequence ATGGAACTTTTGACCCAACTACTGAATGCCTTATGGGCTCAGGATTTCGAAACGCTGGCCAATCCTTCCATGATTGGCATGCTCTATTTTGTCCTGTTTATGATCCTGTTTCTTGAAAACGGTCTGCTGCCTGCCGCTTTCCTGCCCGGCGATAGCCTGCTGGTGCTGGTGGGCGTGCTTTGTGCAAAAGGGGCAATGCAATTTCCGCAAACCGTGCTGCTGCTGACCATTGCCGCCAGTCTCGGCTGCTGGTTGAGCTATATCCAGGGACGATGGCTTGGCAATACGCGCATCGTGCAAAACTGGCTTTCCCATCTCCCGGCACACTATCACCAGCGAGCACATCATCTTTTCCATAAGCACGGGCTTTCCGCGCTGCTGGTGGGCCGCTTTATCGCTTTTGTCCGTACCCTGCTGCCAACGATTGCCGGACTCTCGGGTCTCAGCAGCACCCGTTTTCAGTTCTTTAACTGGATGAGCGGCCTGCTGTGGGTGCTGATCTTAACGACCCTCGGCTACCTGCTCGGCAAGACCCCGGTGTTCCTGAAGTATGAAGATCAGCTGATGTCCTGCCTGATGCTGCTGCCTGTCGTGCTGCTGGTGTTTGGCCTGATTGGCTCGCTGGTGGTGCTGTGGAAGAAAAAACATGGAAGTCAGGGCTAA
- the mzrA gene encoding EnvZ/OmpR regulon moderator MzrA codes for MSNSTPSLRRLSYAMIALMMFSALLLAWAALQKQESTLAIRSVNQGTSMPDGFSIWHHLDANGIQFKSITPQNDVLLITFDSSVQSAAAKKVLDRSLPHGYIIAQQDEDSQASAWLTRLRDTSRLLG; via the coding sequence ATGAGCAATTCAACCCCGTCACTGCGTCGTCTCTCTTACGCCATGATAGCGCTGATGATGTTCAGCGCCCTGCTGCTGGCCTGGGCGGCGCTGCAAAAGCAGGAATCAACGCTGGCTATCCGCTCCGTTAATCAGGGCACCAGTATGCCAGATGGCTTCTCCATCTGGCACCATCTGGATGCAAACGGCATTCAGTTCAAGAGCATTACGCCGCAGAACGACGTCCTGCTGATCACCTTCGACTCCAGCGTGCAGAGCGCCGCAGCCAAGAAGGTCCTCGACCGGAGTCTGCCGCACGGTTATATCATTGCCCAGCAGGATGAAGACAGTCAGGCGTCTGCCTGGCTGACGCGTCTGCGTGATACTTCACGTCTGTTAGGCTAA
- a CDS encoding DUF1090 domain-containing protein, whose product MNYRIALGVALFSLSAASFASSLCQEKEKDIQREISYAEKHNNQSRINGLQKALSEVKANCSDSKLRADHQRKIADQKEEIAERRRDLAEAKEKGDADKITKREHKLLEAENELKALESRDY is encoded by the coding sequence ATGAATTACCGCATCGCCCTGGGCGTCGCCCTTTTTTCTTTAAGCGCAGCATCATTCGCGTCTTCTCTGTGTCAGGAGAAGGAAAAGGACATCCAACGCGAGATCAGTTACGCTGAAAAGCATAACAATCAGAGTCGAATCAATGGGCTGCAGAAGGCCCTTAGCGAAGTTAAAGCTAACTGTTCAGACAGCAAGCTGCGTGCCGATCATCAGCGCAAGATTGCCGATCAGAAAGAGGAGATTGCTGAGCGCCGCCGGGATCTGGCGGAAGCAAAAGAGAAAGGCGATGCGGACAAGATTACTAAACGTGAGCATAAACTGCTGGAAGCGGAGAACGAGCTGAAGGCGCTGGAGTCTCGCGATTACTGA
- a CDS encoding DUF883 family protein has product MSKDTTSDHLRAELKSLADTLEEVLSSSSSKSKEELSKLRHKAEQALHESRYRLGETSDVLAKQTREAAARADEYVRENPWAGVGIGAAVGVVIGMLLTRR; this is encoded by the coding sequence ATGTCAAAAGATACTACGTCAGACCATTTACGCGCTGAACTGAAGTCCCTGGCGGATACCCTGGAAGAGGTGCTGAGCTCCTCGAGCAGTAAGTCGAAAGAAGAGCTGAGTAAACTGCGCCACAAAGCGGAGCAGGCCCTTCACGAGAGCCGCTACCGTCTGGGCGAAACCAGCGATGTGCTGGCGAAACAGACCCGTGAAGCTGCTGCGCGCGCCGACGAGTACGTACGCGAAAATCCGTGGGCCGGGGTAGGTATCGGTGCTGCGGTTGGCGTCGTCATCGGCATGCTCCTGACGCGACGTTAA